One window of Mobula birostris isolate sMobBir1 chromosome 16, sMobBir1.hap1, whole genome shotgun sequence genomic DNA carries:
- the borcs6 gene encoding BLOC-1-related complex subunit 6 — protein sequence MADSEAGSTAVTPPSESDVESWESGGESLECAEGVTAASAGRDQPAVNAAARERVGGRLQDSKSLDGISQVLGGVRGRDCKLEGRRATISSALELEGTVSHDGDLTHYVANNLQHKIKMSSRQSLESGSSVKAKSMQRLKSDIPPIDPGVLQDLERDAKEVAQKVDQMMRGLNATIQNMTALSVGYIQTYRDSVDSLGESVDMSIKGMYTLMARCEELDRSMQPILVLSKQIREVKRTLEMFETLCK from the exons ATGGCAGACAGCGAGGCAGGATCCACGGCGGTCACTCCGCCCTCCGAGAGCGACGTGGAGTCTTGGGAAAGCGGCGGTGAGTCGCTGGAATGTGCCGAGGGAGTGACAGCCGCAAGTGCGGGCAGGGACCAGCCGGCTGTGAATGCGGCGGCCCGGGAGCGGGTGGGCGGCCGCCTGCAGGACAGCAAGAGCCTGGATGGCATCAGCCAGGTGTTGGGCGGTGTCCGAGGCCGCGACTGCAAACTGGAAGGGCGGAGGGCGACCATTTCGAGTGCGCTTGAGCTGGAGGGGACGGTCAGCCACGACGGCGACCTCACCCACTATGTGGCGAACAACTTGCAGCACAAGATCAAGATGAGCTCGAGGCAGAGCTTGGAGT CTGGAAGCAGCGTGAAAGCCAAAAGTATGCAGAGGTTAAAATCAGATATTCCACCAATTGATCCTGGGGTACTGCAAGATTTGGAGAGAGATGCAAAAGAGGTGGCACAAAAAGTTGATCAAATGATGAGAGGCTTAAATGCTACTATCCAGAAT ATGACGGCACTTAGTGTGGGCTATATTCAGACTTATCGTGATTCAGTTGACAGTcttggagagtcagtggatatgaGTATAAAG GGCATGTACACCCTAATGGCCCGCTGTGAAGAGCTGGACAGATCAATGCAGCCCATTCTGGTTCTATCTAAACAGATCCGTGAGGTCAAAAGAACTCTGGAAATGTTTGAAACACTCTGCAAGTAA